The DNA segment AGAACTCCATCGTCGCTCCGACTAGCGGTTGGCCATCGACGGTAATTTTTCCGGAGACCGGCGCAAGGGCCGGGCCATCGTGGGCACCGCAACCGGCAAAACCGATTGCCGCGACAAGGACGAGGCAACTGGCGATTCGTTCCATGGTTATTTTGAACTCCATATCCAACAGGAAGACAGAAATGACGCGCCTTTAGCGAATTAATACTCGCCTAGGACGCGGCCATCTTGTCGATTGGCGAGATCCATCAGGGTGTTGAATACGATATGTTCGCTAACAAACCGCACCGAGCCATCAGTCATTGTGAACATTGCTCCACCAGGATGTGCGGAAACAAACGGCGTGTTGTGACGCGGACGGTTGTACATCAGCCCGACGCCGAATGGATTGTTGACGCCAGGAGCAACGACATTGATCCCAGCACGAATCGTGGAAACACCTTTCCAATAGCTTCGTGCCTCGGACTTCGATCCACCGCCACCGCCGCCGAACAAACCGGCATCGCTCAACCACGAACGATGATCGGCCTGTTGGATTTCGCCGTTACTATCGAGGTACCGGAAATAGTTCGATTGCTCGCCAATGGCTAGTGTGTTACTGGTGCCGTCGGCGACATGACGGAACGAACAGGTATCCCCGTTCACGTCGTCGACCGCAACAAAGATGCCGTTGTAGTCCTTGCGACCGCGGTATCCATTCCAGAAGGTTGGTGAAGAAGCGTTGTAGGCACCGCTCAGGCCGGTGTAGTCGGCAATTTGATATTCGGCCGTTGCGGGGGCACCCAGGTTCTGCGTTTCACTGGAAACCGCCTGGGTATGCATCGCATCCATCGGGTTCGAAGGACAGCGGACCGATTCCATGTACAAGTTTTGGGTGATCTGCCAGTTTCGATCGAGCGAATCGGCCGCGAAATCGGTGTCGTCGTAGGTAATCTGACCGGCGGCAGCCCCTTGATCCATGAAGGCCAGAACACGAACCATCCAGCTGGCGGGCTTGCGGTTCGTCGGCGTTGGATAATGCGAGATCGGGAAACAACCGTGCGTATCGTGGTAGTTGTGAATGGCCAGACCAAGCTGCTTCAAGTTGTTGGAGCACTGCATTCGCCGGGCAGCTTCGCGGGCCTGTTGGACAGCAGGTAAAAGCAACGCGATCAGCACGCCAATGATCGCAATCACCACCAGCAACTCGACCAGCGTGAAAGCCTTGGGACGACGATTGAAATGCGGCATAGTCTGACAACTCCGTTCTCGAAACAGAAAAGGACTGATAATTCCGGATAGCCCGATGATATCGGACGATATCTCGCGATTACAAGCAATTTCTGGTCCAAAAAGCGTAACCAGGAGGCCTCGAATGGGGCATCTTTAGATTTGCCGATAACCTTATCCCCCAACGCCGTCTGTCAGTCGTCGCAAGTCAAGGGACAAAACAATTTAGGTAAAACCCAGTTTTGGACTTTGCGTTCAATAATTCTGAAAGAAGA comes from the Bremerella sp. JC817 genome and includes:
- a CDS encoding DUF1559 domain-containing protein, translating into MPHFNRRPKAFTLVELLVVIAIIGVLIALLLPAVQQAREAARRMQCSNNLKQLGLAIHNYHDTHGCFPISHYPTPTNRKPASWMVRVLAFMDQGAAAGQITYDDTDFAADSLDRNWQITQNLYMESVRCPSNPMDAMHTQAVSSETQNLGAPATAEYQIADYTGLSGAYNASSPTFWNGYRGRKDYNGIFVAVDDVNGDTCSFRHVADGTSNTLAIGEQSNYFRYLDSNGEIQQADHRSWLSDAGLFGGGGGGSKSEARSYWKGVSTIRAGINVVAPGVNNPFGVGLMYNRPRHNTPFVSAHPGGAMFTMTDGSVRFVSEHIVFNTLMDLANRQDGRVLGEY